A window of the bacterium genome harbors these coding sequences:
- a CDS encoding glycosyltransferase, with translation MAQKRTEIIKMPKVTVITPVYNGEKYLDEAIQSILNQTFSDFEYIVINDCSTDKTGEILKKYLKEDARVKLLQNETNKGVCFSLNRGLREAKGEYVAIMDSDDISLPQRLEKQVSFMDSHPEIGVCGSWLEFFGNKIYVWKTIPQHNDIFVGLLFGSMFGHPTVIMRKSVLLDLKALYSEEHRAAGDYNFWVRLGICCVRFANIQEVLLNYRFHSANISTTKRNLQKENAQNSLIILLKKLGVEPTTEELRLHSLLKKGIAVSRSEVKDVSLWLNKLVEANKNSKLCSESALSILLAKRWFSLCYRSSRRVPLIFTIYFSNKISKSIRISPKQKVKFFIKSILP, from the coding sequence ATGGCACAAAAGAGAACTGAAATAATAAAAATGCCTAAAGTTACAGTAATAACTCCCGTATATAACGGAGAGAAATACCTTGATGAAGCTATCCAGAGTATATTAAACCAAACATTTAGTGATTTTGAATATATTGTAATTAATGACTGCTCAACTGACAAGACCGGAGAAATATTAAAAAAATATCTTAAAGAAGATGCAAGGGTAAAGTTACTTCAAAACGAAACAAATAAGGGTGTTTGTTTTTCTTTAAATAGAGGTTTAAGAGAGGCAAAAGGAGAGTACGTAGCAATAATGGATAGTGACGATATTAGTTTGCCTCAACGCCTTGAAAAACAGGTCTCTTTTATGGATTCTCATCCAGAAATAGGTGTTTGTGGAAGTTGGCTTGAGTTTTTTGGAAATAAAATTTATGTATGGAAAACAATACCTCAGCATAACGATATATTTGTTGGACTACTCTTTGGAAGTATGTTCGGACATCCGACTGTTATTATGCGTAAATCTGTTCTGTTGGATTTAAAAGCACTTTACAGTGAAGAGCATAGGGCAGCGGGGGACTATAATTTCTGGGTACGCCTTGGGATATGCTGTGTAAGATTTGCCAATATTCAAGAAGTATTATTAAATTATAGATTTCATAGTGCAAATATTAGTACCACAAAGAGAAACCTTCAGAAAGAGAATGCTCAAAACTCTTTAATTATTTTGTTAAAGAAACTTGGAGTTGAACCTACCACCGAGGAGTTAAGATTGCACTCCTTATTAAAAAAAGGAATTGCTGTTAGTAGAAGTGAGGTTAAGGATGTTTCTCTTTGGCTAAATAAACTTGTAGAAGCAAATAAGAATTCTAAACTTTGTTCAGAATCCGCTTTATCTATTCTTCTTGCTAAAAGGTGGTTCTCCTTATGTTATAGGTCTAGCCGTAGAGTGCCCCTTATTTTTACCATTTATTTTTCAAATAAGATCTCAAAGAGTATAAGAATATCCCCAAAACAGAAAGTAAAGTTTTTTATTAAGAGTATTCTGCCTTAA
- a CDS encoding ABC transporter ATP-binding protein → MEIIQIFDLGKRYYITHGLGKFRNYTNFRETVTEKVKTLFRRSSMSASLQKKEEIWALRNVTFDVKQGEKIGIIGKNGSGKTTLFKILSRITEPTEGSARIKGRISSLLEVGTGFHLELTGRENIYMNGAILGMKKVEIDKKFDEIVDFSGVEKFLDTPVKRYSSGMNVRLAFAVAAHLEPEILLVDEVLAVGDAEFQKKCLGKMDSVSKEEGRTIMFVSHNLAAIRQLCAKTVLIEKGNIKAIGETGEVINKYLSEVDAQHCYVDLTDYPRSGSGEFRFEYAQIEDSTGEPNSKFSLGDDFSIVFSITPKKGIERPVRITISIRTSEGTPVTNMINTDSKYETGVVNGKTTFAVSLKDIRFYPDTYYISLKIQDRSTVRQYDNVADCLSFDIVDGGVMTSRRLPKGQGIVFLTPEWHKRELK, encoded by the coding sequence ATGGAAATTATACAGATTTTTGATTTAGGAAAAAGATATTATATTACTCACGGTTTGGGGAAATTTAGAAATTATACAAATTTTCGCGAAACTGTGACTGAGAAAGTGAAAACTCTTTTTAGACGTTCTTCAATGTCTGCTTCTCTTCAGAAAAAAGAGGAGATTTGGGCTTTGAGAAATGTTACCTTTGATGTAAAGCAGGGTGAAAAAATTGGAATAATAGGTAAAAATGGTTCTGGAAAAACAACTCTCTTTAAAATTCTTAGCCGTATAACTGAACCTACAGAAGGTTCTGCAAGAATAAAAGGGAGGATCTCAAGTTTGTTGGAGGTGGGAACTGGGTTTCATCTTGAACTTACAGGAAGAGAAAACATTTATATGAACGGGGCTATCTTGGGTATGAAAAAAGTCGAGATAGATAAAAAATTTGATGAGATAGTTGACTTTTCTGGTGTAGAAAAGTTTCTTGATACTCCTGTTAAACGGTACTCGAGCGGCATGAACGTTCGACTGGCTTTTGCAGTAGCGGCTCATCTTGAGCCAGAAATACTTCTTGTTGACGAAGTTCTTGCAGTTGGGGATGCTGAATTTCAAAAAAAATGCCTGGGTAAGATGGATTCAGTTAGCAAAGAAGAGGGACGAACTATTATGTTTGTAAGTCATAACCTTGCGGCTATACGTCAATTATGTGCAAAAACAGTTCTTATAGAAAAAGGTAATATTAAAGCAATAGGGGAAACAGGTGAGGTTATAAATAAATATCTTTCAGAAGTAGACGCTCAGCATTGTTACGTAGATCTGACCGATTATCCCCGAAGCGGGTCGGGCGAATTTCGTTTTGAATATGCTCAAATAGAAGATTCTACTGGTGAACCAAACTCCAAGTTTTCACTTGGGGACGATTTTTCTATAGTTTTTTCTATAACTCCTAAAAAGGGGATTGAACGGCCTGTTAGAATAACTATTTCCATACGAACCTCAGAAGGAACTCCTGTAACCAATATGATAAATACTGATTCAAAATATGAAACAGGAGTTGTAAATGGAAAGACAACTTTTGCTGTTTCTCTTAAAGATATAAGGTTCTACCCTGACACCTATTATATCTCCCTTAAAATACAGGATCGCTCTACGGTTAGGCAGTATGACAATGTGGCTGATTGTTTGAGTTTTGATATTGTTGACGGCGGGGTTATGACCTCAAGGCGGTTACCTAAAGGACAAGGGATTGTTTTCTTAACTCCAGAATGGCACAAAAGAGAACTGAAATAA
- a CDS encoding ABC transporter permease yields the protein MDNNLTQNETVIKPGWLDKQYWIDIWNYRELFYFLALRDIKVRYKQTVIGIAWVIIQPLLSMVIFSVIFGKIANLPSETGVPYPIMVYAALLPWQFFSQSLSAASNSVVGNVSLISKIYMPRLIIPASKVVVGFVDFLVSFVILLVLMLFYRFTPSARIFLLPVFLFIAFVAAYGFSLFFAALNVKYRDFRHAIPFVVQLGLYISPVGFSSSVIAKKWPHLRFIYSLNPMVGVIDGFRWAILGGEVKLYMPGFIASIILIGAMFVGGLFYFRKTEKTFADFI from the coding sequence ATGGATAACAATTTAACTCAAAATGAAACAGTAATTAAGCCGGGGTGGCTTGATAAACAATATTGGATAGATATTTGGAATTATAGAGAACTCTTCTATTTCCTTGCTTTGAGAGATATAAAAGTAAGGTATAAACAGACCGTTATTGGTATTGCTTGGGTTATTATACAACCTTTGCTTTCAATGGTTATATTTTCTGTTATTTTTGGAAAAATTGCAAACTTACCTTCCGAAACAGGTGTTCCCTACCCTATAATGGTATATGCAGCCCTTTTACCCTGGCAGTTTTTTTCTCAATCATTAAGTGCTGCCAGTAACTCTGTTGTAGGCAATGTTAGTTTGATATCAAAAATATATATGCCTCGTTTAATTATACCTGCAAGTAAAGTTGTTGTTGGTTTTGTAGACTTTCTTGTCTCTTTTGTTATTCTGTTGGTGTTAATGCTTTTTTACAGGTTTACTCCTTCGGCAAGAATATTCTTATTACCAGTATTTCTCTTTATTGCATTTGTAGCTGCTTACGGGTTTAGTTTGTTTTTTGCTGCCTTAAACGTAAAGTATAGGGATTTTAGGCACGCTATCCCTTTTGTGGTTCAATTGGGGCTATATATCTCACCGGTAGGGTTTTCAAGTAGTGTTATAGCCAAAAAATGGCCCCATTTACGGTTTATATACTCATTAAATCCTATGGTGGGTGTAATAGATGGTTTTAGGTGGGCGATACTTGGTGGTGAGGTAAAACTTTATATGCCAGGGTTTATTGCATCTATTATATTAATAGGAGCAATGTTTGTTGGCGGGTTATTCTATTTTAGGAAGACAGAAAAGACCTTTGCTGATTTTATTTAA